One Thermoplasmata archaeon DNA segment encodes these proteins:
- a CDS encoding helicase-related protein, with the protein MTAVVHPRLKPNALDDREYQANIAKVVVDRNTLAILPTGLGKTAIALRVIAEQLRRYPDRSILFMAPTRPLVVQHARSVAASILGPPPLTLTGAITPERRAALLHPPQIVVATPQVIANDLLGRGFTLEGFSTIVFDEAHRAVGNYPYVAVGLANRDGPRARVLALTASPGSRKERIEAVWYNLDIEHFEYRTEDSPDVRPYIHDIGVETVTIPVPVEMRHLAILLKAAVARQMEVLRHYDLLPPGETTRRTLLTVGERLHRQLSVDRSRGTAAAPGLWAAVTAQAAAMKGQHAVELAESQGVEALRAFFERQDRPERGRITPAQRAFLQDPDVLEVRRRIERTTLEHPKIAAAVSIVAEELRQRPNGRAIIFTQYRDTVDRLLLEFERLGSPAVRAGRFVGQATRTDDPGLSQKDQVALLDRFRAGEINVLVATSVAEEGLDIPATDLVVFYEPLPDVIRTIQRRGRTGRARAGRAIVLVAEGTRDEGMNRGAASRERRMHSMLEEIEAKARAGEILPPPPAHTVQRLMTEYEP; encoded by the coding sequence ATGACGGCCGTCGTGCACCCGCGTCTGAAGCCGAATGCGCTCGACGACCGGGAGTATCAGGCGAACATCGCGAAGGTCGTGGTCGACCGCAACACCCTCGCGATCCTCCCCACGGGCCTTGGAAAGACCGCGATCGCCCTGCGGGTGATCGCCGAACAGCTGAGGCGGTATCCCGATCGCTCGATCCTGTTCATGGCTCCCACTCGCCCCCTCGTCGTGCAGCACGCGCGATCGGTGGCCGCTTCGATTCTCGGCCCGCCACCGCTCACGCTCACCGGGGCGATCACCCCCGAACGACGTGCCGCACTGCTCCACCCTCCCCAGATCGTCGTAGCGACCCCCCAGGTGATCGCCAATGACCTGCTCGGTCGGGGATTCACGCTCGAGGGCTTCTCGACGATCGTATTCGATGAGGCGCACCGCGCGGTCGGTAACTACCCGTACGTTGCGGTCGGTCTCGCCAACCGCGATGGGCCCCGCGCTCGCGTTCTCGCTTTGACCGCTTCGCCGGGCTCCCGGAAGGAACGGATCGAGGCGGTCTGGTACAATCTCGATATCGAACACTTCGAGTACCGCACCGAGGATTCGCCGGACGTTCGCCCGTACATCCACGACATCGGCGTCGAGACGGTGACGATCCCTGTCCCGGTCGAGATGCGCCACCTCGCGATCCTGTTGAAGGCCGCGGTCGCTCGGCAGATGGAAGTCCTGCGGCATTATGATCTGCTCCCTCCCGGGGAGACCACTCGACGGACCCTGCTGACCGTGGGCGAACGGCTACATCGACAGCTCTCGGTGGACCGGAGCCGCGGGACCGCGGCCGCCCCGGGGCTCTGGGCCGCCGTTACGGCCCAGGCCGCCGCGATGAAGGGGCAGCACGCGGTCGAGCTCGCCGAGAGCCAGGGAGTGGAAGCGCTCCGCGCCTTCTTCGAACGACAGGACCGGCCCGAGCGAGGTCGGATCACGCCGGCCCAGCGTGCCTTCCTGCAAGACCCGGACGTGCTCGAGGTGCGCCGACGGATCGAACGGACGACCCTAGAACACCCGAAGATCGCCGCCGCGGTCTCGATCGTGGCCGAGGAGCTACGTCAGCGCCCGAACGGGCGGGCCATCATCTTCACGCAGTACCGGGACACGGTCGATCGGCTCCTCCTGGAGTTCGAGCGCCTCGGAAGCCCTGCGGTTCGGGCGGGACGCTTCGTGGGACAGGCGACCCGGACCGACGACCCCGGCCTCTCCCAGAAGGACCAGGTGGCGCTCCTCGATCGGTTCCGGGCGGGGGAGATCAACGTCCTCGTCGCCACATCGGTCGCGGAGGAAGGCCTCGACATTCCCGCCACGGACCTCGTCGTCTTCTACGAGCCCCTGCCGGACGTGATTCGGACCATCCAGCGTCGGGGCCGGACCGGCCGCGCGCGGGCGGGCCGCGCGATCGTCCTCGTGGCCGAGGGGACCCGCGACGAAGGCATGAACCGGGGAGCGGCCTCCCGCGAGCGCCGCATGCACTCGATGCTCGAGGAGATCGAGGCGAAGGCCCGGGCCGGCGAAATCCTCCCTCCGCCACCGGCCCACACCGTGCAGCGTCTGATGACCGAGTACGAGCCGTAG
- a CDS encoding RNA 2'-phosphotransferase: protein MLKECDQHGYFRGDNCPVCGQPSKFLMDDRELDHLGRILTGILRHFPDRYHLTMDERGWVSLPQIVRAISQQHRVYHWLRVHHLVAIAETDAKGRYEVRDDRIRATYGHTLEVALDLPTENVPDQLYYPVTEEEAAIVLEVGLKPSDRRKVHLSKTAQDARNAGLVRRPNPVILEIDAKRARGDGLVIMRAGKTVFLADQVPSEYLTRVPTPPSDAAE from the coding sequence ATGTTGAAGGAGTGCGACCAGCACGGTTACTTTCGGGGCGACAACTGCCCGGTCTGCGGGCAACCCTCGAAGTTCCTCATGGACGACCGGGAGCTCGACCACCTCGGTCGGATCCTGACGGGCATCCTGCGCCACTTCCCCGACCGCTACCACCTCACGATGGACGAGCGCGGCTGGGTCTCGCTGCCCCAGATCGTCCGCGCGATATCCCAGCAGCACCGCGTCTACCACTGGCTGCGTGTCCACCACTTGGTGGCGATCGCGGAGACCGACGCGAAGGGACGGTACGAGGTCCGGGACGACCGGATCCGCGCGACCTACGGTCATACGCTCGAGGTCGCTCTCGATCTGCCGACCGAGAACGTGCCCGACCAGCTCTACTATCCCGTGACCGAGGAGGAGGCCGCTATCGTCCTCGAGGTCGGCCTCAAGCCGTCCGATCGGCGCAAGGTGCACCTCTCCAAGACCGCCCAGGACGCCCGGAACGCCGGCTTGGTCCGGCGCCCGAACCCGGTGATCCTCGAGATCGATGCGAAGCGCGCGCGCGGGGACGGCCTCGTGATCATGCGGGCGGGCAAGACGGTCTTTCTCGCCGATCAGGTCCCCTCGGAATATCTCACCCGGGTGCCCACCCCTCCGAGCGACGCCGCCGAGTAG
- a CDS encoding helix-turn-helix domain-containing protein produces the protein MQTVTLEFSTEHLVALGLIPEGFFERYEEVELLETLRLEQGWRLQLVRVRRRGPLKSAAELLRESRRIRQIYGLESFELLERRPRSRDYILLIRQRNSERLRYLLAMARGRISPTVPFRMTSEKVVASFHGEEAVLRRVLRWLAKEEFPFRVLRASHRPFTEDSSSSLTPLQSALAARAWALGYYTVPRRITLTRLARLTGRSPPALGKILRRAEGRLVARFLSAESAAAGPEADPADHGKPS, from the coding sequence ATGCAGACGGTGACCCTCGAGTTCTCGACCGAGCACCTGGTTGCTCTCGGCCTCATTCCCGAAGGGTTCTTCGAGAGGTACGAGGAGGTCGAGCTGCTCGAGACCCTCCGGCTCGAGCAAGGGTGGCGGCTCCAGCTCGTCCGGGTCCGCCGACGAGGGCCCCTGAAGAGCGCCGCGGAGCTCCTGCGAGAGTCCCGCCGCATCCGGCAGATCTACGGGCTCGAGAGCTTCGAGCTGCTCGAACGGCGTCCGCGCAGCCGCGACTACATCCTCCTCATCCGCCAACGAAACTCCGAACGGCTGCGGTACCTGCTCGCCATGGCCCGCGGCCGGATCTCTCCCACGGTACCGTTCCGCATGACGAGCGAGAAGGTCGTAGCGAGCTTCCACGGCGAAGAGGCGGTGCTGCGCCGGGTCCTGCGCTGGCTCGCCAAGGAGGAGTTCCCGTTCCGCGTGCTTCGCGCCTCGCACCGTCCGTTCACCGAGGATTCTTCGTCGTCGCTCACCCCGCTCCAATCGGCCCTTGCCGCACGGGCCTGGGCCCTCGGCTACTACACGGTGCCCCGTCGGATCACGCTCACGCGGTTGGCTCGCCTCACGGGCCGAAGCCCTCCGGCCCTCGGCAAGATTTTGCGCCGGGCCGAGGGCCGGTTGGTGGCGCGGTTCCTCTCGGCCGAGTCTGCGGCCGCGGGCCCCGAAGCCGACCCGGCCGACCACGGGAAGCCGTCTTGA
- a CDS encoding UbiA family prenyltransferase, whose translation MTDPPTDASGRWWDFGRLLEIQTLGLNLPFALAFIFIASKGLPSLATFLLIVIAFLAARNAGHSFNRWADRAQDAVNPRTQNRVLVTGRARPEFALAFSLASAALLIVVSYFLNPLAFYLSPVALAMVYGYTYTKRITAWTTPFLGLVEAIVPAAVFIAVQGTLPPVALLAVGGLLLWGTAFETIHSLGDLASDRALELHSLPLLVGVRRSTYLVPVLHAGALILLAAFGFVLGLGIAYPIGLAAIAMVAVITDYQLLRHTAATRVAFRRHFLMSAIYLVGAAVAIFIA comes from the coding sequence GTGACCGATCCACCGACAGACGCCTCCGGGCGGTGGTGGGACTTCGGCAGGCTGCTCGAGATCCAGACCCTCGGACTGAACCTTCCGTTCGCCCTCGCCTTCATCTTCATCGCTTCGAAGGGCCTTCCCTCGCTGGCGACGTTCCTTCTGATCGTCATCGCGTTCCTGGCGGCTCGCAACGCGGGCCACAGCTTCAACCGCTGGGCCGATCGCGCGCAGGACGCGGTCAACCCCCGAACGCAGAACCGGGTGCTCGTCACCGGCCGCGCGCGCCCGGAGTTCGCGCTCGCCTTCTCGCTCGCGAGCGCGGCCCTGCTGATCGTGGTCTCCTACTTCCTGAACCCGCTCGCGTTCTATCTGTCCCCGGTGGCGCTCGCGATGGTGTACGGGTACACGTACACGAAGCGCATCACCGCCTGGACCACCCCGTTCCTCGGACTGGTCGAGGCGATCGTGCCCGCCGCGGTCTTCATTGCGGTCCAGGGCACGCTCCCACCCGTCGCCCTCCTCGCCGTCGGAGGCCTCCTGTTGTGGGGGACCGCGTTCGAGACAATCCACAGCCTCGGCGACCTCGCGAGCGACCGTGCGCTCGAGTTGCACTCGCTCCCCCTTCTCGTCGGCGTGCGTCGGTCGACCTACCTCGTACCCGTGCTGCACGCCGGAGCGCTGATCCTGCTCGCCGCGTTCGGCTTCGTGCTCGGTCTCGGGATCGCCTACCCCATCGGACTCGCTGCGATCGCGATGGTGGCCGTCATCACCGACTACCAGCTCCTGCGGCACACCGCAGCTACGCGGGTCGCGTTCCGGCGCCACTTCCTGATGAGCGCGATCTACCTCGTCGGGGCCGCCGTGGCCATATTCATCGCGTAA
- a CDS encoding dUTP diphosphatase, with protein MAPRVRTVVLERIAGMVHARLPARATAGSACFDLAAAEAADLIHGTVTLVRTGWKMRAPRGTFLEVRPRSGLASRGVLMVNAPGTIDRDYSGEIRIPMSYLFDGTYHIEVGDRIGQIRVVEDLPARFRKGTVAPVASRRGGFGSTGR; from the coding sequence ATGGCGCCCCGCGTGCGTACGGTGGTCCTGGAGAGGATCGCGGGCATGGTCCACGCCCGGCTTCCCGCGCGCGCGACCGCGGGTTCGGCCTGCTTTGACCTCGCGGCCGCGGAGGCAGCCGACCTCATCCACGGTACGGTCACGCTCGTGCGCACCGGCTGGAAGATGCGCGCACCGAGGGGGACATTTCTCGAGGTCCGGCCGCGGAGCGGTCTCGCCTCCCGCGGTGTGCTCATGGTCAACGCTCCGGGGACGATCGATCGCGACTACTCCGGGGAGATACGGATCCCGATGTCCTACCTCTTCGATGGGACGTACCACATCGAGGTCGGGGACCGGATCGGGCAGATCCGCGTGGTCGAAGATCTTCCCGCTCGATTCCGCAAGGGAACGGTCGCCCCCGTCGCCTCGCGACGCGGCGGATTCGGAAGCACCGGCCGATAG
- a CDS encoding menaquinone biosynthesis decarboxylase: MAASPHPMAYRSLGEFLEALDAQGDLVRVRSPVSRDLQITEITQRVLARDGPALLFENVEGCTMPVAMNVLGSTRRIALALGDPSVDATSKRIGELVHLRPPAGFVGAIRDLGGTIAALSTLRSLAPKRVRAGPCQEVEEPTVDLDRLPILKCWPKDGGRTVTFPVVITKDPDTNEPHTGIYRLQQYGPDTLGFHAQLHRIGASNFRKWAARGERMPVAAVIGADPATVFSGLAPVPEGISNFAFASFLRSEPVELVPARTVDLEVPAQAEIVLEGYVDPTERKIEGPFGDHTGYYSLPEPFPVFHVTHVTHRERAVYLGTVTGRPPTEDGILGKAVERIFLPVIRLILPELVDMNLPLEGLFINVGIVSIRKSYPGQPRKVMHALWGLGQMMFTRYLVVVDADVNVHDLSEVLYRVGLQADPERDFELSRGPVDQLSISNPVPNFGAKIGIDATKKGLEDGFPRPWPEEIRMDDATCQAAERLIASDPSLARLFRPPQP, from the coding sequence GTGGCGGCGTCGCCCCACCCGATGGCGTACCGCTCGCTCGGGGAGTTTCTCGAGGCTCTCGATGCTCAGGGCGATCTCGTTCGGGTGCGATCGCCCGTGAGCCGCGATCTCCAGATCACGGAGATCACCCAACGGGTCCTCGCTCGGGACGGCCCCGCGCTCCTCTTCGAGAACGTGGAGGGATGCACGATGCCCGTCGCGATGAACGTGCTGGGCTCGACCCGTCGGATCGCGCTCGCGCTCGGGGATCCGAGCGTCGATGCGACCTCGAAGCGCATCGGAGAGCTCGTTCACCTGCGCCCGCCGGCCGGGTTTGTGGGAGCGATCCGGGACCTCGGGGGAACGATCGCGGCGCTCTCCACCCTACGGTCCCTCGCGCCGAAACGGGTCCGCGCGGGCCCATGCCAAGAGGTCGAGGAACCGACGGTGGACCTCGACCGGCTGCCGATCCTGAAGTGCTGGCCGAAGGACGGAGGACGGACCGTAACGTTCCCGGTCGTTATCACGAAGGACCCCGACACGAACGAGCCGCACACGGGGATCTACCGCCTCCAACAGTATGGCCCCGACACGCTCGGATTCCACGCCCAGCTGCACCGCATCGGGGCGAGCAACTTCCGCAAATGGGCCGCACGGGGCGAGCGTATGCCCGTCGCGGCGGTCATCGGCGCCGACCCGGCGACCGTGTTCTCCGGGCTCGCTCCGGTCCCGGAGGGGATCTCCAACTTCGCCTTCGCGAGCTTCCTGCGCTCCGAACCGGTCGAGCTCGTGCCGGCTCGCACGGTGGATCTGGAGGTCCCGGCGCAGGCCGAGATCGTGCTCGAAGGGTACGTCGATCCCACCGAGCGCAAGATCGAAGGACCGTTCGGAGATCACACCGGATACTACTCGCTCCCGGAACCGTTCCCCGTCTTCCACGTCACGCACGTGACGCACCGGGAGCGAGCGGTGTACCTCGGGACCGTAACGGGCCGACCCCCCACCGAGGACGGGATCCTCGGAAAAGCGGTGGAGCGGATCTTCCTACCGGTCATCCGGTTGATCCTCCCCGAGCTCGTGGACATGAACCTGCCTCTCGAAGGCCTGTTCATCAACGTGGGGATCGTCTCGATCCGAAAGTCCTACCCCGGCCAGCCCCGCAAGGTGATGCACGCCCTCTGGGGCTTGGGCCAGATGATGTTCACGCGCTACCTCGTCGTCGTGGACGCCGACGTCAACGTCCACGATCTCTCCGAGGTCCTCTACCGGGTCGGCCTGCAGGCGGATCCGGAGCGGGACTTCGAGCTCTCCCGCGGACCGGTCGACCAGCTGTCGATCTCCAACCCCGTTCCCAACTTCGGGGCGAAGATCGGCATCGACGCGACCAAGAAAGGACTCGAGGACGGATTCCCCCGTCCGTGGCCGGAGGAGATCCGGATGGACGACGCGACGTGCCAGGCCGCCGAACGCTTGATCGCGAGCGACCCGTCACTCGCCCGCCTCTTCCGCCCGCCGCAGCCGTGA
- a CDS encoding RpoL/Rpb11 RNA polymerase subunit family protein, with the protein MDVRVAERESDTLRLELPQGEETLLIPLVEALQREEKVVEARYYIGHPYLDRPTLYLKTKGEKPQQVLKRVLKDLADMYGDLVTDFDKKADKIRT; encoded by the coding sequence ATGGACGTTCGAGTCGCAGAACGAGAATCGGATACGCTCCGCTTGGAGCTTCCGCAGGGTGAGGAGACCCTCCTCATCCCCTTGGTGGAAGCCTTGCAGCGCGAGGAGAAGGTCGTGGAGGCTCGGTACTATATCGGACACCCGTACCTCGACCGGCCGACGCTCTACCTGAAGACCAAGGGCGAGAAGCCCCAGCAGGTGCTCAAGCGGGTCCTCAAGGATCTCGCGGACATGTACGGCGACCTGGTCACGGACTTCGACAAGAAGGCCGACAAGATCCGCACGTAG
- a CDS encoding aldehyde dehydrogenase family protein, whose translation MAEANGSKYQLFIDGAEIPASRGERATLTDPATGEPIADLAIGGPEDARHAMEAAERAFRESGWAADDGSARARALRRLADLLETEAESIARLETRNMGKPLRESRGDLQYVVRTLEYVSGLADKVQGETIPVPGPRLAYTLREPLGVTVHIAPWNYPLLLAIRSVAPALAAGNAVVLKPASLTPLTAIAFARLAHRAGIPKGILNVVVGPGRSVGEALALDPRCRSISFTGSGEIGLRIAEIAAQRVIPVTLELGGKSPVIVFPDADLDRAAKGIGYGIFGNAGQMCWAASRLIVHESVHAPLLEKVRAIADATKLGPGLEDGIEMGPLVSADQAVRVLEYVRSALSDGGVLVAGGNRPAEPRLAHGHFVRPTVLDQVPGESRAVREEIFGPVLSVFSFKDAEDAIRIANDTRYGLFAAMWTKDLAIAHTVSRRLEAGMVSINEAPNTFPQTPFGGFKESGIGFEQGTKVLESYTRRKNVIVNVALPRKKADT comes from the coding sequence ATGGCGGAAGCGAACGGATCGAAGTACCAGCTCTTCATCGACGGTGCCGAGATCCCCGCGAGCCGCGGCGAGCGAGCCACCCTCACGGACCCCGCGACGGGGGAACCGATCGCGGACCTCGCCATCGGCGGTCCGGAGGACGCACGCCACGCGATGGAAGCGGCCGAACGAGCGTTCCGCGAATCCGGCTGGGCTGCGGATGACGGAAGCGCACGCGCACGGGCGCTTCGCCGGCTGGCCGATCTGCTCGAAACGGAGGCCGAGTCGATCGCGCGCCTGGAGACCCGCAACATGGGCAAACCGCTCCGCGAGTCGCGCGGGGATCTCCAGTACGTGGTCCGGACGCTCGAGTACGTCAGCGGGCTCGCCGACAAGGTCCAGGGAGAAACGATCCCGGTCCCCGGACCGCGGCTCGCGTACACGCTGCGCGAGCCGCTCGGGGTCACGGTCCACATCGCCCCCTGGAACTATCCGCTGCTGCTCGCCATCCGGTCCGTGGCCCCGGCCCTCGCCGCGGGGAACGCGGTCGTCCTCAAGCCGGCAAGTCTGACCCCCCTGACCGCCATCGCATTCGCCCGTCTCGCCCACCGGGCCGGTATCCCCAAGGGGATCCTCAACGTCGTGGTCGGCCCCGGGAGGTCGGTCGGCGAAGCGCTCGCGCTCGATCCGCGCTGTCGCTCGATCTCCTTCACCGGAAGCGGAGAGATCGGCCTGCGGATCGCCGAGATCGCCGCTCAGCGAGTGATCCCGGTCACGCTCGAACTCGGTGGCAAGAGCCCCGTGATCGTGTTCCCGGATGCCGACCTCGACCGGGCCGCGAAGGGGATCGGCTACGGGATCTTCGGGAACGCGGGCCAGATGTGCTGGGCCGCCTCCCGGCTCATCGTGCACGAGAGCGTGCACGCCCCGCTGCTCGAGAAGGTACGCGCGATCGCCGACGCCACGAAGCTCGGCCCCGGGCTCGAGGACGGGATCGAGATGGGCCCCCTCGTCTCCGCCGATCAAGCCGTGAGGGTCCTCGAGTACGTGCGGAGCGCGCTCTCCGACGGTGGAGTTCTGGTGGCCGGCGGGAATCGTCCCGCCGAACCCCGGCTGGCCCACGGTCACTTCGTCCGGCCGACCGTGCTCGACCAGGTCCCTGGAGAGTCGCGGGCCGTTCGGGAGGAGATCTTCGGACCCGTTCTCTCGGTGTTCTCGTTCAAGGACGCCGAGGACGCGATCCGCATCGCCAACGACACGCGCTACGGGTTGTTCGCGGCGATGTGGACGAAGGACCTCGCCATCGCCCACACGGTCTCTCGACGCCTTGAGGCGGGGATGGTGAGCATCAACGAAGCGCCGAACACCTTCCCCCAGACCCCGTTCGGCGGATTCAAGGAGAGCGGGATCGGCTTCGAGCAAGGAACGAAGGTCCTCGAATCGTACACCCGCCGAAAGAACGTGATCGTGAACGTTGCTCTTCCCCGGAAGAAGGCGGATACATAG
- a CDS encoding transcription factor S, whose product MFCPKCKRLMRPDTAAHRWVCPACGATVPLGSGKEVGRSTPKEREVSVVETKSVTLPTANEVCPKCGNDTAYWVLRQTRGADEPETRIFECTVCGHKWREYQ is encoded by the coding sequence ATGTTTTGCCCCAAGTGCAAGCGCTTGATGCGCCCGGACACCGCGGCCCACCGCTGGGTCTGCCCGGCGTGCGGAGCCACCGTCCCCCTCGGCTCGGGCAAAGAGGTGGGCCGCTCGACCCCGAAGGAGCGCGAGGTCTCGGTCGTGGAGACGAAGTCGGTGACGCTGCCGACGGCGAACGAGGTCTGCCCCAAGTGCGGCAACGACACCGCCTACTGGGTGCTCCGCCAAACCCGGGGCGCGGACGAGCCCGAGACCCGGATCTTCGAGTGCACGGTGTGCGGCCACAAGTGGCGAGAGTACCAATGA
- a CDS encoding glycosyltransferase, translated as MVALWTVVFLLVLAVAALVYQGLAILFSYEMPRLDPMASREGPPASIPELSVVIAARNEVVDLPQTLEDLLAQDCVPGEIVVVDGGSTDGTAAVIDARSPRVRRIDEPPLPKGWVGKSWGCWTGARATRGKWILFMDADVRTHRAAVRTVLEWAQREQADLASIGSRIDMRSFWERVVLPFYVQMVLVHLRSSRVNRLRSRAATANGQFLLVRREAYEQLGGHESVRAAVLEDVALAERFRNGGRALRFAWAPDLASTRMYRGREEMFDGLLKTVHGTTYSSTVQIGRLAGLIGLFLLPLGLLPLGWVVGSTALMAMGVVLWVALFGKHVAFARAVGVPAAYGLLYPVSVAYYIAVLAASIGRGGSRRPVYWKGRAYDIRP; from the coding sequence ATGGTGGCGCTCTGGACGGTCGTGTTCCTCCTCGTCCTGGCCGTCGCGGCCCTCGTGTACCAGGGGCTGGCCATCCTGTTCTCCTACGAGATGCCCCGACTCGATCCGATGGCGTCCCGCGAGGGGCCGCCCGCGTCGATCCCCGAACTCAGCGTCGTGATCGCGGCCCGGAACGAGGTCGTCGACCTGCCGCAGACCCTCGAGGATCTTCTGGCTCAGGATTGCGTGCCGGGGGAGATCGTGGTGGTCGACGGAGGATCGACCGACGGAACGGCGGCCGTCATCGACGCGCGGTCTCCCCGGGTGCGCCGTATCGACGAGCCGCCGTTGCCGAAGGGTTGGGTGGGAAAGAGCTGGGGGTGTTGGACGGGAGCACGCGCCACCCGGGGGAAGTGGATCCTGTTCATGGACGCGGACGTGCGGACGCACCGCGCGGCCGTGCGGACGGTGCTCGAGTGGGCACAGCGCGAGCAAGCCGATCTCGCATCGATCGGATCCCGGATCGATATGCGCTCGTTCTGGGAACGGGTGGTCCTCCCGTTCTACGTCCAGATGGTGCTCGTCCATCTGCGATCCTCGCGCGTCAACCGACTCCGATCGAGGGCCGCTACGGCGAACGGCCAGTTCCTCCTCGTCCGCCGGGAGGCCTACGAACAGCTGGGGGGACACGAGTCGGTCCGCGCTGCGGTACTGGAGGATGTCGCACTCGCAGAGCGGTTCCGGAACGGCGGCCGGGCCCTGAGGTTCGCGTGGGCGCCGGATCTGGCCTCGACGAGGATGTACCGCGGCCGAGAGGAGATGTTCGACGGACTTCTCAAGACGGTCCACGGGACGACGTACTCCTCCACCGTGCAGATCGGACGCCTCGCAGGGCTGATCGGCCTCTTCCTCCTCCCGCTCGGGCTCCTCCCGCTCGGGTGGGTGGTCGGCAGCACGGCCCTGATGGCCATGGGGGTCGTCCTGTGGGTCGCGCTCTTCGGAAAGCACGTCGCCTTCGCCCGGGCGGTCGGGGTACCCGCCGCGTACGGTCTCCTCTACCCGGTCTCCGTCGCCTACTACATCGCGGTTCTCGCTGCGTCGATCGGTCGCGGGGGTTCCCGTCGCCCGGTCTACTGGAAGGGACGGGCGTACGACATCCGCCCGTGA
- the purD gene encoding phosphoribosylamine--glycine ligase, whose amino-acid sequence MRVLVVGGGAREHVIARALSIAGAKLVNVAPHTNPGIARLARATARSEITDADAVVAFAERQEIDYAVIGPEAALAAGVTDALRAAEISVVGPSAAGARIESSKLFCRELLARYGVGGQPRFEAPKSIDEVDALAQRFGTPFVVKPSGLTAGKGVWVQGSDFAEVKEGAAYAKSLLMQGQRVLFEEKLVGEEFSLMAFVTDSGIYPMPVVQDFKRALEGDKGGNTGGMGAYSQRDHLLPFLPAADRDVAVEIIRQTVAALRTEGIEYRGILYGGFMLTAQGPKLVEFNARFGDPESINVLSLYEEGNFDELLFGVASGRVDPNLVRFRLRSTVLKYIVPPGYGDKPRPGGILRLDEPAIEAEGVHVYFGSVEEVGPSTVQLGSGRGIALVGEASAIHEAGARVEIALAHVEGEFYVRHDIGTNEDLARRREHMRQILAPGAKPSPLPLSVAPAAAPPSSAASPDRFP is encoded by the coding sequence ATGCGCGTCCTGGTGGTCGGGGGCGGAGCCCGGGAGCACGTGATCGCCCGCGCCTTATCCATCGCCGGGGCCAAACTCGTCAACGTCGCCCCCCACACGAACCCGGGCATCGCGCGCCTCGCCCGCGCTACCGCGCGCTCGGAGATCACGGACGCCGATGCGGTCGTGGCCTTCGCCGAGCGCCAAGAGATCGATTACGCGGTGATCGGCCCCGAGGCCGCGCTCGCCGCCGGCGTCACGGACGCGTTGCGCGCCGCGGAGATCTCCGTCGTGGGGCCCTCTGCCGCGGGGGCCCGGATCGAGTCGTCGAAACTGTTCTGCCGCGAGCTGCTCGCCCGCTACGGGGTCGGGGGCCAGCCGCGATTCGAAGCACCTAAGAGCATTGACGAGGTCGACGCCCTGGCGCAGCGCTTCGGGACCCCGTTCGTGGTCAAACCGAGCGGACTCACCGCCGGCAAGGGGGTGTGGGTCCAGGGGTCGGATTTCGCGGAGGTCAAGGAGGGCGCGGCCTACGCGAAGAGCCTCCTCATGCAGGGCCAGCGGGTCCTCTTTGAGGAGAAGCTCGTCGGCGAGGAGTTCAGCCTCATGGCGTTCGTCACCGACTCCGGCATCTATCCGATGCCCGTCGTGCAGGATTTCAAGCGCGCCTTGGAAGGGGACAAGGGCGGCAACACCGGAGGGATGGGAGCCTACTCCCAGCGTGATCATCTCCTACCGTTCCTCCCGGCCGCCGACCGCGACGTCGCGGTCGAGATCATCCGACAGACCGTCGCGGCGCTCCGCACGGAGGGGATCGAGTACCGAGGGATCCTCTACGGCGGGTTCATGCTCACGGCGCAGGGCCCGAAGCTCGTGGAGTTCAACGCTCGCTTCGGCGACCCGGAATCGATCAACGTCCTCTCGCTCTACGAGGAGGGGAACTTTGACGAGCTCCTGTTCGGGGTCGCGAGCGGCCGGGTCGACCCCAACCTGGTGCGATTCCGCCTTCGGTCGACCGTCCTGAAGTACATCGTCCCCCCCGGGTACGGCGACAAGCCCCGACCGGGGGGGATCCTTCGACTGGACGAGCCCGCGATCGAGGCGGAGGGAGTCCACGTCTACTTCGGGAGCGTCGAGGAGGTCGGTCCGTCGACCGTTCAACTCGGTTCGGGACGGGGCATCGCGCTGGTCGGAGAAGCGAGCGCGATCCACGAGGCCGGAGCCCGGGTCGAGATCGCCCTCGCCCACGTCGAGGGCGAGTTCTACGTGCGCCACGACATCGGGACCAACGAGGACCTCGCGCGCCGACGCGAGCACATGCGCCAGATCCTCGCCCCGGGCGCGAAGCCGTCGCCCCTTCCGTTGAGCGTCGCTCCGGCCGCGGCTCCCCCTTCGAGCGCGGCATCGCCGGACCGGTTCCCGTAG